The Maridesulfovibrio sp. genomic sequence GATACCCCTGGCGCATCAAAGAATGGATGAGTGCCCATGATCTTACTCAAATAAAGATCGCAAAAGACATAGGGATTTCCAAATCGATTGTGAGCAGCACAATCAATGGATCGACAAACAACAAAAAAGTACTGGCATATCTTAGAGATAAGGGATGCCCGCAAAAGTATCTCTCTTTGCCTGAAGAGATGAAAGAGGACAAAGAATGAGAGAATTCAAAATAACAGCAGAGGTCATCACACACGCAGACATATATGTGCATGTCGCGGACGATGATGACGAAGGAAAAGCACTGGAAATAGCTCAAGAGCACTTGTCCATTTTTCATCTTGAAGAGCAGGAAGAAGAATTTAGCAGCAAAGCAGTAACTAATGAAACGGACAAAATTGTAGTCCTTGGATCACCATATAATAGAGCTGATTTGTTGTCTGCGGAAGAAGTGGACGACTTAGATTAATAAAATCCCAAACAAGCGACAAAACATCATGTGCAAGCATTACCCCTCAGCAAAAATATACACAGCATTGGGCGTTACGCGACAAGCCTTTGAGAAACGTGCAAAGCTTGAAGGCTGGCCTTTTCGTACACGTCAGGGTCGAGGCGGTGGTAAAGAATACGCTTTCGACACACTCCCTGAAAGCGTGCGCACCGCGATCCTGAAGCACGAAGCCTGCACCGCTGATGTTTGTCCCGTATCATCTACACCCACCCAGGGGCCGACCCTTGACTCATTGTCAGATAAGAAACGCGCCAAGGCTTTGGCCCGTGCTGACCTCGTTGCCTTGTACACCTCACACCTCAGCAAGGCGAAAAGAGGCGGCAAAGCGGAAGCCAAAACTCTATTCATAGCAGCATACAAGGGTGGCGCATGGCCCCAACTTTTAGGCACGCTTGGTGTCAAGGTTTCATGGAAAACCATTGAGCGTTGGAAGGTTACCCTGCGTGAAGAGCAGTCAGTTGTTGCCCTGGCCGATGGACGCGGCAAAGGCAATGCAGCCCGTACCGTCATGACCGAACAGCACACCGATATTCTGCTGAAAGCGGTGCTCAATCCCAACTCCACCACCATATCAGAATCAATTGATACGGCCATGGGACTCATGTCTATACAAGGGCTGTATTGCCCCTCAGAAAAAACCATGCGTCGCTGGCTCCAGCGGTGGAAAGAAACCCATTTTGGAACATGGGTTTTCACACGTGAAGGTAAAAAGAGCTGGAATGACAAAGCCGCGTTTTTTATTGAGAGGGATTATGACCTTATTGAAGTCGGCGACATCATGGTTGCTGACGGCCACGTGCTCAACTTTGAGACCACCAACCCATGGACAGGCAAACCCCAGCGTATGGAATTGGTTATGTGGTACGACATGGCTTCCAATTGCCCCTTAGGGTGGGAGATCATGCCAACCGAAAATACTCAGGCTATCGCGTCGGCATTCCGCCGCGCCTGCATAGCTCTCGGTAAGTATCCCCGCATTGCCTACCTTGATAACGGCCGCGCTTTTCGTTCCAAATATTTCAACGGCACCAAGTTCGAGCAGACCGGAATCGGCGGTCTATTTCAAGAACTGGGCGTCCAGACAATTTTTGCATGGCCATATCATGGCCAGTCAAAAACAATCGAAAGGTTTTTCGGCACATTACACCAGCTTGAGCAATGGGTTCCCAGTTACGTGGGTAACTGCATTGATAACAAGCCGCCTCGCCTGCATCGCGGCGAAACCATGCACCGCAAGGCATACGAAGGTACTGGCGGCCGTCCTTTAACCATGGAAGAAACCCATGTGGCTGTGGCCCGTTGGATAGACAAGTACATCAATAAGCCGCAGCGCGGACATCTGAACGGTAGATGTCCGGCAGAACTTTTTGTTGCTGGTCGCGGCCCCGGTGTTGATGAACAGCAGCTTCGCCACCTGATGATGGTCAAAGAGTACCGTAAGATAACCCGTGAAGGTATCAAGCTTTTCGGCGAAAGATACTACTCACCGGAATTGTACAGCCGTACCCATTCAGTACAAGTCCGTTATGACATGCATGATATGTCCTGCGTTCATGTCTACCGAGACGGCGAATTTATCTGTACAGCACCCAAGGTGGCAAAGGTACATCCCGCCGCAAATCTGCTTGGCAATACTGGACACCAGGCAGAGTTCAAAAAGCAAGTCACTTTCAGAAAAGCGCAAGAAAAAGATGCAGCAGGCTACGTAAAAGGTGTGCTGGATTCTGCTCTGGAAGACCAACAGCAGCGTATGAAAGAGCTGGAAGTCAAAAAGGACGAAAAGGACGAATCCAAGCAGCCTAAGCCGCTTACTCAAGCCAAAATTACCAGCATTGAGGCCGCCAAGGTTAAAGCCATGGACGCCCGCAAGTCCGCTCCGGCCTATACACCACCAGCAGAAATGCCCGACATTTTAAACGAGCTGGACAAGTACGAGTATCTTTTCACCCTGAGCATCCAGAAGGGAGTCGCACTGCGTGATCCCGATCTGGAATGGATGGAATATTTCGAAACTACGGATGAATACGACAACATCAAAGCCCGCTGCGAGCAGCGCAAGCGGTTTTACGCCCGTAAACAGGCAAGCAATTAATTGGAGCAGCAAATGGACAGAACTATCTTTATCGAAACCTCAAACGTGACCAAGTTCAATACCGCTATTTCCACCCTTGAGTCAGTGGATAATGGTGAACAGGGCTTCGCCCTTGTCTACGGTCAGGCGGGGCGCGGTAAAACTGAAACCAGTCTAACCTATCAGGCCCGTAACGGCGGTATTTTCCTGCGTGTGCGTCAGAGCTGGACTCAGAATGCATTCCTAACCGCTTTGTCTAACAAAATGTATCTCAAGCCAGCTCGCAGCTCGGCAGCTTGCAAAGACCGCATAATTGATCGGCTGAATGTAGAGCCTCAGACCATCTATGTGGACGAAGCCGACAGGCTGCATGTGGGACGCATTGAGGACCTTCGCGACATTCATGACGAAACAGGCGTGCCTATTGTGCTGATAGGTGAGCGCGAGTTGCACGGAGTGCTGGGCGAGCGTCGCCGTCTCTGGTCCCGCGTCAAGCACTCCGTCGAGTTCGAGCCGGTCGCTGAAGAAGATGTGGCAATCCTCGCTTCTGATGCTGCTGGGCTTAACGTTGACCCGGAAGCCTGCGCCTTGATCGTAAAGAAAGCTGACGGTGATTTCAGGCTTGTCTGGACCTTGCTTGCTGGGCTGGAGAAAGTTGCCCGCACCCGCCAGACCGAGCTGGTTGACGCCAAAATGGTCAATGCTGTTGCCAAGAAGACTTTGACCTGGAGGCGGTAATGAAGACTGACAAAATGGACCAGATGCGTACCGCTTGCCGCACTTTAAGCAAGGGCGGAAAAACCATTACTAATGCCCAGATATACGCCGCAATGGGGGCAGGGCCTAACGACACAAAACGTCGAGACCGTATCCGCAAACGCATTACCTCTCTCAGAAAAGCTGGTGCCCTTAAATGGGTTGCCCGCGGCGAATATGAATATGTTGAAACAGAGGACCGCCGTGACGCTCCTTTGCTTAGCAAGGCATGGAGAGCAGTTAAGGCTGCAAAGTCTGGTTTCTCAGCTCAGGATATTGCCCGACGTTCTGACGCTGACTACTCGCATGTATCTCGCTGGTTTAGGTTTCTGGAAAGTGAGGGCTTTATTCTGCGTCAAGGGCGTAAGGGGAACACTATTCTTTATCGTTCTACTCCGCTTGCCCAACAGACCAGCGAAACACCTCTTCCATCCACAGAACTTCGCGATCCGTTTGCGACTGAGCGCGAAGCAGTGTGTGAACTGACCCGACTTTTTATGCTTAGCGATCTTTACCAGCCCAGCACTAAAACGAAAATTTTGAAATATTGCCGGACCATCATGGACCGGTTTGAAAAAAATCAGGAGGAAACATGAGCAGTAAGAAGGCAAAAACAGCAGAGCCAGCAACAAGCCCGGTAGGTCGCAAGATCAGACATTGTGTTTTTGAACTGCGTTGCATGGCTCAGGGCATGGATGAAGACAAGTTTACGACTATGAAGTCTATCATCCGAGAGCTTGAAGGTTGCGCTCTGCATATTGAAGAAATCGAAGAGCATACCCCGGTCAGTTCTTTTAAGCCCCCGCTTGATGCAAAACAACTGGCCGAGGAGCTGGCCGCAAGCACAAGAGCTTAACATGAAAGCTAAGTACAGCGAAAAGGACACCCGCGGCTTTCTGTTCGTTGATTGCTCGGAATGCACAAAAGGCGGGAACGGCAACAAATCCTGTTCCTCCGGATGGCTGAAGGAAAAAGGGAATCAGGGCGGCTGCTTTTGCGGCGCGCTGCTGGATGGTTTGGAAGTAAAATAGAAGGAGAAAACTATGGATAATGAAGCGATCATTGACGGCAAATACATGAAAAACAGCAAGGGTCACCTTGTCCCTGTTGAACAGGTCTCAGACTACGACAAGGAAAGGGATGAGTTGGTCCGCAGACTCATTTTAAAGGCAGGAGTTCATCAGGAATCATTAAGTGATTTCAAGATCGAATCTATGGGGGATGTGTACGCTTTTATGGAGCTTGCTTTTGAGAAGTACGGAGCCAAAAAGCGTGAGTTGAAAAACTTTCGACTCACCACATTTGACGGAACAGGCCGGGTTGAAGTGGCAGTTAATGACTTCCTCGACTTCGATGAACAACTTCAGGCCGCAAAGTCGCTGGTTGATGACTGCCTTATCGGTTGGACTGAAGATGCCCGTCCTGAAATTCAGGCAGTAGTCAATCAGGCATTTGAAACCGACAAAGAAGGCAGTGTCTCGCCCTCTAAGATTCTCCCTCTGATGAGGTTAGATATTGATGACAAAGACTGGAACAAGGCCATGAAAGCAGTAAAAGACAGCATGTGCGTCCAGTACAGCAAGAAATATATCCGCTTCAAACGGCGCACCGGTCCTGAAGGCAAATGGGAAAACATCGTATTGGACATTGCAGCCCTGTAGGAGTCGGTAATGTGCCTCAAACGTAAGCCACCACCCAAAGAGCGTGGAATCAAGACCGGCGAAGTACAGACAAAGGTAAGAACCGTGCCCATCGGCATACTGTTTGCCGCTGAATCCCGGTCTATCACAAAAGGTAAAATGGCCAGCCGAATGGCAAAGCTCCTCCAGATTGGCGTCGAGAGTGGTGCAATGTCAGACGACTGGACCAAGCAAGCACAGAGTCTGATTGATCAGGCTGAAAGCGTCAACCCCGAAGTGCTGGTCATAAGCTACGACGAGATTGACGGAAGCAAAGAAGAAAGAATGGAGGCTCTTATAATGACCCTTGATGAACTCGTTGAAAAAGTAGCTGAAGAAAAGCCTTACAGAACCCGCAAATCCGAAGTTGAAAATATCGTCACTACAGCAGTAGCGATGCTTGAAGCGGAAGTGGGCGTGGAGCTGGTGACCAGAAAGGACAAATCTGAATAGTGCGAAACCGCCCCGAGCTGGGCGGTCGTCATGACGTGGCGGTCATGGCCTGATGAGCAGCCGAAGGAATTAACATGGCTTTGACGAATGAAGATTGTGAACGAATTGAAAGAGCTTTGGACTCTAGTGATTTCGTAATGGTCTACCTTAAAATCGATGACCGTGAAATTACTCTCAGGTGGGCTCTTAAAACCAGATTTGAAAGAATGGTTGCAATCCTTGTTGAAGGTAAAATGGAATCTGAATGGGCAGAGGGTAACTCGCCAGAAAGTAAGTATTGGCGTTCTACAACTGGCTTTGCATACTCAGCAAAGGACAGAAAAACAATGAAACGGATGTCCAAAGCCAGTTTGAAAAGAAGAGGGCTTAATCCGAATGAAAGAGTAAATTATTATTCGCCGTACTTCACTTCATATAAAACGCTGCTTGCACACCTCAAGAGCTTCGAAGATGCAACATTAACTGAGGTTGGTTTCATATCATGACTAACCACCTCATCTACTCCCCCATCTTCAAACAGTCCAAGTGCGGCGGTGCGGCCCAGCTCACTCCACGTGATGTGAAATGCAAACACGACAAGAAGCCCCATCGCGCAAGAGAAGTCGGCGGCGTGATCCGTTGCTCCGGTTGCGACAATATGTGTGTATGCCCCACAGGGATTGAACACGATCAGGAAATAAGGATTAAGCAACATGGCAAACTATAACCCCAAACGCGCCCTAATCACCAAAGTGGCCATAGCCCGAAAGCAGATCGTAATTGACGAAGACGCATACCGCGAGTTGCTTGAACGTCGCTACGGCGTCACCAGCTCCACAAAGCTCAATATCAAGCAGCTCAGTGAATTGCTTAACCTGTTTGAAACAAAATACGGCTGGAAACCCAAGCCCGCCAAGACCAAGAAGCCCACATCCACCCAGCAGAAAGGCCGGGGCTATCAAGGCGAGTTTGTCGAGATCAGCGACAAAGACCCGCTGGCTAAACAGAAACGCTATGCGCTGGCCTTGGCCAAGCTGCTCGGCTGGAAGCTGGCAGGCCTCAACACCCGCTGCAAGAAACAATTCAAGGTCGAACGGTTTGAGTGGATCAGTCAGCAGAAGCACATGCAGACCTTGATTAGAGATATGCAGGTACGCTGTAAGAAACGCGGCATCGACTACAGCCCCAATTAGTATGAATCAGGAGCAGGAGCGGGAAAGCCTTCGGGCAGCAATAGTCGACCAGCACGGAACGATCCATAAGTTCTGCCGCAGATGTCCGCAGTTGAACAGATCAACTGTCTACATGGTGCTGAATGGGAACTACCCCGGCAATCTGGCGGGACAGATAAAACGGATCAAGCAGGCCATGGAAGGCGAGGACAAGAGCGAATCGGTCTTTATGGCCATCAAATCGGAAGCCTGCAAGCGGTGCGCGGTAACAGGGAAATGCAGCAAATGCGATCGCATGTTTCGCGCTCAGGCGGCAGAAGTTTTAAAAATTTTCTCAAATTGAGTGACCTATGGAACAGCAAAAAATAGCACATGTACTCTGCCACAGAAATGGAGAAGAGGCTGGACCCAAGCTGGAGATTTTCCCCTCTGAACAGTGGAAGAAACCGAGGGCCAAAGCTGGGCTATACCGTCTGCGCAAAGACCGTCTCTGGGTTATGCAGGGTGAAAAATATACCTTCATGCCTCCCTCAAAAATTGGAGAAATTGTGGTCCAATCTTTGGGATTGGTTGAGCCTGAGCCTGAGCATGTACCAGAACTGAAGCCACAGCAGCGGGTAACAGTGCTGGGGCCAAATGGATGGACTATGGGCATTACCGTAACCGATCCCATACAAGGACCGGATGGGCAGTGGCAGATTTGGGTCAGGGGTTATGGTTTTGCTGGATTTTATCTTTGTGAGGAAATCAGGAGATAGTCATGAATAGCACGCTATGCAGAACACTACGAAAGATGCTTGCTGACGGTTTTGAGCAGTACAATGGCGTAATCGACCCGGCAGTATATGAACGGCTTGAATGCCCCGATCCGAAAAAGGCTTACTGGGTATGTAACTGGCCGATCCTGCATTGCCTTGGATGTCGAGAACGCTGTACGCCCAAGGATATCCGGGGCTTCCAGATGACCTTGCCCAGTCCTGAACCTACTGTAATTAAATGGCAGGAAAAGGTTAACACATTGTTAAAGAAACGGTTTGTTCGTCCTGCTGAAGCAGCCTTCTGTCTTGATGTTTCAGAACGTCATGTTCGTGATCTGGTAGATGAGGGAATTCTTGTACGCCATATTCGGCCTCCGCTCAGAATTACCGCCGAATCGGTTAAAGCCGAAATGGAACGTTTGGATAATTAATTTTGAAATTTTGATATATGACGAGGGTGATATAAAGCCTCCTCAGGAACAGGGAGTTCTGACAGACTTATCATTTCTAATTCTTTTCCATTACGAATGTACGCGTATGTGTAGAGAAATCTAAGACATGGAGGAGGACAAGAATATACTAACAGTTTGAAATATCGCTTCTTATTTCTTCTGAATGTTAAAAGTTCTTCAAATGCCAAGAAAAAATTATTATAAAGGGTGTATTGTTCCGGGTGTTCTAATTTTTTACCATCTTTGTATGGTTTAATAGATTCATCAAAGTAATCAGGGTCTCGGAAAACAATTGCCTCATTATAATTATCTACGTTTTTTAAATAATTTACAATCCTTTGATATTTATCGGGGTCAGATCGATAACTCACCCCACTTTTATTATGTTCCAATCTTGTGCTATCGCATAGTAAAAAATCAAACAAATATGGGTGAATAATATATGAAATTTCATTTACTCTTTTGATTATAGAAAAAAAACTTGTTTCAAAAGCCTGCTGGTCAAGAATTTGTATTTGTTTTTTGCTGTCATCTCGTTGCTTTCTTAGGCTTTTACGTTGAAGTGAAATTTGATAAGTTTGCATCTTTAAAGTTGCGTAAAAGAAAAAGACCCCGGCCAAAGCCCAAAGAGGCCCAGAGGTTCCACCTATAAATGTCCCCAACTGAGCAGCTGTTTCGATATTTAATTCCCCCCACAATTCAATATATCCGTCATTACAAAACAGATAAAGAACTACAATGCAATTTACTATGCCTAACCCAACAAGAATCTTCCCTATTGTCTCATAGGTACAACCACAGCATGTCTTAGTATAGTTTTCGGGTAACATATTATTTCCCCCAGAATTAAACGGGTTTTGTGCTTTGAACCGCTGACTCATACCCCCTTACTTTTTTTTATTCAAGCTGACTTGATAAACTTTGCATATCCCGCATGGCCGAAGTGAATTAGCCCATCATATCCCACATAATAACCTCCGTAACGCATCAAACGTACGGAGGTTTTTTTATGACTTTTAGCGAACGCTTCAAAGAACAAATCATCAAACACGAAGGGCTTAAACTCACTCCCTACCGCTGTACCGCAGGTAAAATAACTATCGGCGTCGGTCGCAATCTGGACGACAACGGCATCACCAGAGGAGAGGCCATGATGATGCTTAATCATGACATTGAAGCTTGCGAAGGCCAGCTCTATGTCTCCATGCCTTGGGTTTTCCAGCTCAGCGATCCGCGACGCGCTGTACTCCTCAATATGTGTTTCAACCTCGGCTTTAATGGCCTGTGCAAATTCAAAAACATGCTCTCCGCTTGTGAGTCTGGCGATTATGAGCTCGCAGCCTCTGAAATGCTTGATTCCAAGTGGGCAAAGCAAGTCGGTCAGCGTGCGGACGAGCTCACGCTCCAGATGGAAACCGGAGAATGGTCCTAATGCCTCCCGCAGACGACATGCTGTACATGATATTTACGGCAGGATTTACCTTTGGGATTGGAATTCAGGCAGCCAAGTTATTTGTTGAAAATTGGGACGATATCTTTGCCTTTTGGGTGATTCTCCCCGTCAAAATTCTACTGGCCTGCACCAAAAAGATTTTCTCGTTCATCAACCTCAACATGGAGAAAGCAATGAAAACTTACCTTATTCTCGGTTTTATCGGTGCCGTTATCGGCGCACTGATCGGCGCTATTGCTGGCTGGCTCGTCAGTCTGGTTTGGCCGTGTGTCATCGTCGGCGCTGTGGCTGGTGCTATCGGCCTGCCCACATTTCGCATCTGGCCTAACTGGTTCAGCGACCGCGTACCCGACTGGGTTCCCGGCGCTGTGATGCCGGTTGTTTGCGTCATGCTCGGCGGTGTCATCGGCGCGTTTACCGGATGGGATGTTCGTGGCTGTGGCTTCGGTGCTCTGTTTGGCTGCATTGTCGTGGGGATGTCTTACGGCATCCGGTATTTGCCCTTTAACGTTCAGTAGGGAGGGACCGCCATGGGTTTATTTACTTCTGTAAAGGTCGGCAAGGAAATCGGCGATGCTGCCGGTGGTGTAATTGAGGCTGTCGGTAACGTCTTCGATCAGCTTTTCACCTCCGACGAAGAGCGAGCACAAGCAAAATACAAATTTGCTGAGTTGTTTCAGGGAGGAGCACTCAAGGAATTTGAAGGCCGTATCAAACTGATACTTGCAGAAATGAACGGCAACTGGCTCCAACGCTCATGGCGGCCCATCCTGATGCTTTCCATTGTGGCTATCGTGGTCAACAACTACCTGCTTTACCCTTACTTGAGTCTTTTTTGGTCCAAAGCCCCGGAATTGGCTCTGCCCGTTGAACTCTGGGAACTAATGAAACTCGGTGTCGGCGGATACACAGTTGGACGAAGCGGGGAAAAGATTGCTGAGAAGGTTGCCGAAGCTTGGAGGAATAAATCGTGAGTGATGACATTTGGGGCTGGCTCCGCTTCGGCATGAACTGCCTGTCGACTATTGGTGGCGGAGTCGTTCTGTGGGGAATCTGGTCGTTAAAGAAATCGTTTGTGAGCCACAAGGACTGCGACAATTGCCGCAAAGAAATTACTCAAAAAACAACAGACCTTGGGCACCGGGTAACCCAAAACGAAAACGCTCTTGAACATCTGCCGACTAAAGATTCTACGCACAAGCTTGAGCTTCAATTGGCAGGAATGCGTGGCGACTTAAAGGTTTTAACTGAAAAAATTGGATCAGTAGAAGCGATTAACCAACAGGTCGGCAGAATTGAAGAATATCTGCTGAACAACAAGCGAGGCTAGAAAACATGTCTTTTGATGAAACCATTTCGCAGCACCTGCGCATCACCATTCTGCGACTGCTGGACGAACACAACGGGACTTCCAACGATTCCCTGCTTTGCGATCTGGTGGCCCCTTTCGGCTTCAATCCCAGCCGAGACAAAATGCGTACCGAGCTTAACTGGCTTGCAGAACAGGGCCTCGTTGAATGCTCTAATAACGGCTGCATGACCGTAGAGCTGACCCAGCGCGGCGAGGATGTAGCTAAGTGTCGCGTCACGGTTCCGGGCGTTAAGCGTCCTGCGCGGAGATAGGTCATGGGTAAAGCATATCCGATGGAAGTCCGTCTGAAAGCTCAAGAGCTTTTCTGCGTCCTGCGTTGGACTCTTAAGGCTGTAGCTCAAGAGATCGGCGTCACTTACACCACCGTCCAGCGCTGGTCTAAAGACTATGGTTGGCAGGAAATGCAGGACAATCTCGCACAGGCTGAGTTTGACATTAGGGCTGACGGAATTTTGGCCCGATCGGAAATGCTTAAAACCTTGATTAAGACCAAAGACCCACAAGCAGCTTTCGCTGTTTCCAGCCTTGAAACTTTGGCCATGAAACAAGCGGAAGTCGAACGCGCTGGGCAGCTTATCAAAAATCAGCTTGAGCAGCCGGAACGCAAGATCGCTTCTCTTGCCGATGCAATCCCGGTTCTGGAGCAAGCTATCAACATCAAGCTTGCCCGTCTGCTCGACGATCCCGACGCCGACATGCTGCGCGCTGCTCGTAATATCAAGTCCGCATTTGAATTTATCGACGCCATGAAACCCAAAGACGAAACTAAGAAGAAACGCGGTCTTACTGCTGAAACTGCTGAAGAAATCAGGAAGAAAATTCTGTTTGGTGAAGACTAATGACTGTAATAAGCGATGCACATATCAAAGATTTGGAACCTCTGGAAATCAGCGACGAGGAAATCCAAAACATTTACCCTACAGATGTTCCTGCTGTGCTGCTTCCGTACCAACAGGAATGGGTACAGGATCAAAGCGATGTAGCTATTGAAGAGAAAGGCCGTCGTATCGGGCTGACATGGGGCGGTGCATCTGATGATGTTCTGCTCGCTGCTACTGAAAAAAGTCAAGGCGGTATGGATGTCCTCTACCTTGGCTACGAGCTAGAAATGACACGGGAATATATTACTACCTGTGCTTTCTGGGCCAAAAATTTTGCTAAAGCAGTTTCCAAAATCGATAGCTTTGAACAGTTTATTTTTGTGGACTACGACCCCAAAACAACTGAAACACGTGAAATCAAAGCATTCAGAATCAATTTTGCATCCAAGAATAAAATTGTCGCTTTATCTTCTGCCCCACGTAGTCTGCGTGGGCGCCAAGGTAGAGTTGTTCTTGATGAAGCTGCTTTTCATGACGACCTTCAAGCTGTTCTGAAATCCGCCATGGCCTTTCTCACGTGGGGTGGGCAAGTTCGCATAATTTCCACTCACAACGGCGAGGACAATGCTTTCAACCAGCTGATTGAGGAAACCAGAGCTGGAAAGTGGCCTTATTCTCTGCACCGTACTCCGTTCATGAAAGCAGTAGAACAAGGGCTGTACAAACGAATTTGCCTCGTAAAAGGACTCGAATGGACCCAAGAAAAAGAAGATGAATGGGTAGAGGGGATTTATGCGAACTACGGCGACAATGGCGCTGAAGAGTTGGACGCAATACCTTCCCCGTTGTCTGGTAGCTGGCTCAATCATAGCCGCATTGTTTCATGTGCTAATGACGATATCCCGCTGATTACGTGGCTTCCCCCAGCAACAGATTTTGTAGATTGGGATATTGAAACTGCACATCGGGATGTACGCGACTGGATGCAAGCAAATGTTCTCCCTCTTTTGGATGTTCTGCCTAAAGACAAGCGTCATTACCTCGGTGAAGACTTCGGACGTTCTGGCGACCTTTCTGTTGATTGGCCTGCCGTCAGAATGCCGGACTACTCCTTGGAGACTCCATTTGTATTGCAGCTTCGCAATGCCCCGTTTCGCACTCAAGAACAGATACTGTTTTACGTGCTTGACCGTTTGCCCAGAATGTCAGGTGCCGCCTTTGATGCCCGCGGCAATGGTCAGGCTATCGCCGAGTATGCCCGTCAGCGTTATGGTCATGAACTTGTGGCAGAAGTTATGCTTTCTACTTCCTGGTACCGGGAAAACATGCCTCGTCTGAAAACTTCTTTCGAAGACCGCACCTTCACTATCCCTAAACAAGAAGACATTATTGACGATTTCCGGGGAATTAAACTGCGCAAGGGAATAGCCTGCCCGCCAGAATCAAGCACTAAAAGCGAATCCGGGCAGCGCCATTGCGACTCGGCTATTGCTGCTGCCTTGGTGCAATTCGCCGCAGCAACCATCGAACCGCCCCAAGAATGGGAATCCCCCATAACCGCCGGATCATCCGCAGCCGCAGCCCTGACACGAGGATATAGATAATGAGTACTGGAATATGGGATAGTAAGGGCAATTGGATTGAATTTAGCTCCGGCGCTATGGCCAACCTTGGTACCGAGTTCGCCACCAGCTCACGGGCCATGGGCTTCGACCCGGCTACAATTTTCGGCATGCTGCCCGACCCTGATCCGGTTCTGCGCAAGCGAGGTGAGGACGCCGCGATCCTCGCCGAGCTGGACGGAGACGACGAGGTCAGCACTGGTATCGAAAAGCGGACTTTACGCACCCAGAACAAGACCAACTATACTTTTAATCCCGGTCACGCTGAAGGTGAAGAACCGACCGCGCAGGCCGTGGAAATCTGCAAGCAGCTTGAGCGCGATCTGTCCGCGCTGAAGCTCCGGGACGAGTTCGGCGAAATTTTGGAGACCGTCTTTTATGGGCCCACGTTTTCAGAGCTGATGTGGGAACCGCATAATGGCAGAT encodes the following:
- a CDS encoding helix-turn-helix domain-containing protein translates to MGKAYPMEVRLKAQELFCVLRWTLKAVAQEIGVTYTTVQRWSKDYGWQEMQDNLAQAEFDIRADGILARSEMLKTLIKTKDPQAAFAVSSLETLAMKQAEVERAGQLIKNQLEQPERKIASLADAIPVLEQAINIKLARLLDDPDADMLRAARNIKSAFEFIDAMKPKDETKKKRGLTAETAEEIRKKILFGED